In Pelosinus sp. UFO1, one genomic interval encodes:
- the bioF gene encoding 8-amino-7-oxononanoate synthase translates to MEFYEEYLKEVRAQALYREPVSIKHLDAVHIQVEGKNYLSLSSNNYLGLTHNPKVQKAALDAVLQHGTGSGGARLTTGSHPLHKSLERELAQFKGTEAALVFNTGYMANVGTISALVGKGDLIFSDELNHASIIDGCRLSKGQTVVYRHADMKDLAEKLRNSICPGKRLIVTDGVFSMDGDIAPLDKIVPLAEEYQAIVMVDDAHAVGVLGRGGRGTVDYFGLKGRVDVQVGTLSKSLASEGGYVAGSQMLIQYLVNKARSFIFSTALSPATVAAAASALKVLKATPQLVDKLLENAAGMRKALVAAGLKVDGGLTPIIPILVGEAALAVAMNQELKEHGLLVSAIRPPTVSPGASRLRITVSAAHEKEELAKAADSIIAVSRKLNLI, encoded by the coding sequence ATGGAGTTTTATGAAGAGTACCTTAAAGAAGTAAGAGCACAAGCTTTGTACCGGGAACCGGTAAGCATAAAGCATTTGGACGCTGTACATATACAGGTAGAGGGGAAAAATTATTTATCCTTGTCGTCCAATAATTATTTAGGTTTAACCCATAACCCTAAGGTACAGAAGGCTGCTTTGGATGCAGTCTTGCAGCATGGTACTGGTTCAGGAGGAGCTAGACTGACTACTGGCAGTCATCCTTTGCATAAAAGCTTGGAACGAGAGTTAGCCCAATTTAAAGGTACTGAGGCGGCGTTAGTTTTTAATACAGGATATATGGCAAATGTGGGAACGATCAGCGCCTTAGTTGGCAAGGGGGATTTAATTTTTAGTGATGAACTAAATCATGCCAGCATTATTGATGGCTGCCGCCTGTCAAAGGGGCAGACTGTCGTCTATCGTCATGCAGATATGAAAGATTTAGCTGAAAAGTTAAGGAATTCCATCTGCCCTGGGAAAAGGCTGATTGTCACTGACGGAGTTTTTAGTATGGATGGAGATATTGCTCCTCTAGATAAAATCGTTCCATTAGCAGAAGAGTATCAAGCTATAGTTATGGTAGATGATGCCCATGCCGTTGGGGTACTAGGTCGAGGTGGGCGTGGTACAGTGGACTATTTTGGCCTTAAAGGCAGGGTGGATGTTCAAGTGGGGACTCTTAGTAAGTCTTTGGCCTCTGAGGGTGGTTATGTGGCTGGCAGCCAGATGCTTATTCAATATTTAGTCAATAAAGCACGCAGTTTCATCTTTTCTACTGCCTTGTCTCCGGCGACTGTGGCAGCGGCAGCTAGCGCGTTAAAGGTATTAAAAGCAACTCCCCAATTAGTGGATAAATTGCTGGAAAATGCGGCTGGAATGAGAAAAGCTTTAGTGGCTGCAGGTCTAAAGGTTGATGGTGGCCTAACCCCGATAATACCAATTCTGGTAGGGGAGGCAGCATTGGCAGTAGCAATGAATCAAGAATTAAAAGAGCATGGTTTACTTGTTTCTGCAATCAGACCTCCTACTGTTTCGCCGGGTGCCAGTCGTTTGCGTATAACAGTATCTGCTGCTCATGAAAAGGAAGAGCTAGCTAAAGCCGCTGATAGTATCATTGCAGTCAGTAGAAAGCTAAATTTAATATAA
- a CDS encoding 6-carboxyhexanoate--CoA ligase, whose product MRAAQGGRHEEGGRHISGAERVVPEERVEETTSAMLERAFSHTRGEADFVNIIVEKIENSAIKQVPLLTISTAKAYGVAEGLCVAEKALVAAGVSLTGAKEGIHLLQSLPDSMRGAMLLCAVTGRRLDNTGEKGIRVSRMDIENEEVFMGKLVEQGIDNMHVREALVLASKVAAGPGIVAELCWSDDPEYTTGYVACPQGYLRIPHCKPLGNGIGGRIFFINPNTDLLALEEYLQHQPVLVKI is encoded by the coding sequence ATGCGGGCAGCTCAGGGAGGGCGGCATGAAGAAGGTGGCCGTCATATTTCTGGAGCAGAGCGGGTTGTTCCAGAGGAAAGAGTAGAAGAAACAACAAGTGCTATGTTAGAAAGGGCTTTTTCTCATACTAGGGGAGAAGCTGATTTTGTGAATATTATTGTAGAAAAGATAGAGAACTCTGCAATAAAACAAGTACCTTTATTGACCATTTCCACGGCAAAGGCCTATGGGGTAGCAGAAGGCCTTTGTGTAGCAGAAAAAGCTCTAGTGGCAGCAGGAGTATCTCTTACTGGGGCTAAGGAGGGAATACATTTGTTGCAATCTCTTCCGGACAGTATGCGAGGCGCTATGTTACTATGTGCTGTAACTGGCAGAAGGCTAGATAATACAGGGGAAAAGGGCATTCGAGTATCCCGCATGGATATCGAGAATGAAGAGGTATTTATGGGAAAATTGGTAGAACAAGGGATTGATAATATGCATGTGCGTGAGGCATTGGTGTTAGCCAGCAAGGTAGCAGCAGGCCCTGGCATTGTGGCAGAACTTTGTTGGTCGGATGATCCTGAATATACTACTGGCTATGTGGCTTGCCCTCAAGGGTACCTACGGATTCCCCACTGTAAGCCCCTTGGTAATGGGATTGGCGGAAGGATTTTTTTTATCAATCCCAATACAGATTTATTAGCACTAGAAGAATATTTGCAGCACCAGCCTGTGCTTGTGAAAATTTGA